In Rhodococcus rhodochrous, a single genomic region encodes these proteins:
- a CDS encoding peptidylprolyl isomerase has product MPSNAQRRQAAKRKLERQLERRAERERKRRRTMIALSALGVIVVVGAGVALWAVNRGDDTATEAASNDTSDSELEYAALPEGRSEPLPETVSCSYPADGREPSKPAEPPRTEGIRTTGEGNTDISVSVETSQGNIGLILHNDDSPCTVNSFLSLASQNFFDETACHRLTTSPSLQVLQCGDPSGSGSGGPGYQFANEFPTDQFAADDPAAQEPMTYPRGTLAMANAGPDTNGSQFFLVYGDSVLPPQYTVFGTIDETGLATLDTIAAAGVAGGAADGAPALETTLTSVRMD; this is encoded by the coding sequence GTGCCGAGCAACGCACAACGGCGCCAGGCCGCGAAACGCAAACTCGAACGGCAGCTCGAGCGTCGAGCCGAACGCGAGCGCAAGCGGCGCCGCACGATGATCGCGCTGTCCGCGCTCGGAGTGATCGTGGTCGTCGGCGCGGGTGTTGCTCTGTGGGCGGTCAACCGGGGCGACGACACGGCCACCGAGGCGGCGTCGAACGACACCTCGGATTCCGAACTCGAGTACGCCGCCCTCCCCGAGGGCCGGTCCGAACCGTTGCCCGAGACGGTGAGCTGCTCCTACCCCGCGGACGGCCGCGAACCGTCGAAGCCGGCAGAGCCGCCGCGCACCGAGGGCATCCGCACCACCGGCGAGGGCAACACGGACATCAGCGTCAGCGTGGAGACGAGCCAGGGGAACATCGGCCTGATCCTGCACAACGACGATTCGCCGTGCACCGTCAACAGCTTCCTGTCGCTCGCCTCGCAGAACTTCTTCGACGAGACGGCCTGCCATCGGCTCACCACCTCGCCGTCCCTGCAGGTCCTGCAGTGCGGCGACCCGTCGGGTAGCGGATCGGGCGGACCGGGTTACCAGTTCGCGAACGAGTTCCCGACCGACCAGTTCGCCGCCGACGATCCCGCGGCGCAGGAACCGATGACCTATCCGCGCGGCACGCTCGCGATGGCCAACGCCGGTCCGGACACCAACGGCAGCCAGTTCTTCCTGGTGTACGGCGATTCGGTGCTGCCGCCGCAGTACACCGTCTTCGGCACGATCGACGAGACCGGACTCGCGACCCTCGACACGATCGCCGCGGCCGGTGTCGCAGGTGGAGCCGCCGACGGTGCCCCCGCGCTGGAGACCACGCTCACGTCGGTCAGGATGGACTGA
- a CDS encoding peptidylprolyl isomerase, with protein sequence MIRLRTTLAAGAGLALLLTGCSDDTSTDSAATSSAPASVADRQSPAYTGELPERPAGGDSVSCTYNASGEAARDVTAPSADDVSASGTTAAQITTSVGVIGVELDRAAAPCTVNSFVSLAEQGYFDDTPCHRLVTSPGLQVLQCGDPTGTGTGGPGYGFDTEYPENVYAPGDAQLRQPVIYPRGTVAMANTGRPGSNGSQFFLVYEDSQLPPTYTVFGTVDEAGLAVIEEVAAEGDDGSMAAGGGAPNRAVQIESVTVGS encoded by the coding sequence ATGATCCGATTGCGCACCACCCTCGCCGCCGGCGCCGGGCTGGCACTCCTGCTCACGGGATGTTCCGACGACACGTCCACCGACAGCGCCGCGACCTCCTCGGCACCGGCGTCCGTCGCCGACCGTCAGTCCCCCGCCTACACGGGCGAACTGCCGGAACGGCCCGCCGGTGGCGATTCCGTCTCGTGCACCTACAACGCCTCGGGTGAAGCCGCGCGCGACGTGACCGCCCCGTCCGCGGACGACGTCTCCGCCTCCGGCACCACCGCCGCGCAGATCACCACCAGCGTCGGCGTGATCGGCGTGGAACTCGACCGGGCCGCGGCACCGTGCACGGTGAACAGCTTCGTGTCCCTCGCGGAGCAGGGCTACTTCGACGACACGCCCTGCCACCGTCTGGTGACCTCGCCGGGTCTGCAGGTTCTGCAGTGCGGCGATCCGACGGGCACCGGCACGGGCGGGCCGGGTTACGGCTTCGACACCGAGTACCCGGAGAACGTGTACGCGCCCGGCGACGCCCAGCTGCGGCAGCCGGTGATCTACCCGCGCGGTACGGTCGCGATGGCCAACACCGGCCGGCCCGGCAGCAACGGCAGCCAGTTCTTCCTGGTCTACGAGGATTCGCAGCTTCCCCCCACCTACACGGTCTTCGGGACGGTCGACGAGGCCGGACTCGCCGTGATCGAGGAGGTCGCGGCAGAGGGCGACGACGGATCGATGGCGGCCGGCGGCGGTGCCCCCAACCGCGCGGTGCAGATCGAGTCGGTGACCGTCG
- a CDS encoding MBL fold metallo-hydrolase, which yields MLVTGFPAGMFQTNCYILAQDNAKECVVVDPGQDAAEPLVEFLTGSDLTPRAVLLTHGHLDHMWSAQPVADRYGIPVYIHPDDRMMLTDPLQGMGSSLAPFLDGVEFVEPQQVVEFADGDEIEHAGIEFVVDHTPGHTRGSVVLRTRTTTPDGAVLNVALTGDTLFQGSIGRTDLPGGDHAQLLDSIARKLLVLDDGTNILPGHGGASTIGQERVSNPFLTGLAESR from the coding sequence GTGCTCGTGACCGGATTCCCTGCCGGGATGTTCCAGACCAACTGCTACATCCTCGCGCAGGACAACGCGAAGGAGTGCGTCGTCGTCGATCCAGGCCAGGACGCCGCCGAGCCGCTCGTGGAGTTCCTCACCGGATCCGATCTCACGCCCCGGGCGGTGCTGCTCACGCACGGTCACCTCGACCACATGTGGTCGGCGCAGCCGGTGGCCGACCGGTACGGGATCCCCGTCTACATCCACCCGGACGACCGGATGATGCTCACCGATCCGCTGCAGGGCATGGGATCGAGCCTTGCGCCCTTCCTGGACGGTGTCGAGTTCGTCGAACCGCAGCAGGTCGTGGAGTTCGCCGACGGGGACGAGATCGAACACGCCGGAATCGAGTTCGTCGTCGACCACACGCCCGGACACACCCGCGGCTCGGTCGTCCTGCGCACCCGCACCACCACGCCCGATGGCGCCGTCCTGAACGTCGCACTGACCGGCGACACCCTGTTCCAGGGATCGATCGGCCGCACCGACCTGCCCGGCGGCGACCACGCGCAACTCCTCGACTCGATCGCGCGCAAGCTGCTCGTGCTCGACGACGGCACCAACATCCTCCCCGGACACGGCGGGGCGAGCACGATCGGCCAGGAGCGGGTGTCGAACCCCTTCCTCACCGGCCTGGCAGAATCCCGCTGA